A stretch of the Flavobacterium sp. 5 genome encodes the following:
- a CDS encoding cation:proton antiporter, producing MSAVTDTTQHLEPLITDLGLILMTAGIAVVIFRKLKQPLVLGYLIAGFLAGNHFDFFPSIKDIKSVEVWAEIGIIFLLFSLGLEFSFKKLMKVGGTASITAGIQIVSMCIVGYAVGQWLGWPTMDSIFLGVILSISSTTIILKSFDELGVKTQKFAGIVIGSLIVQDILAILMMVLLSTIAVSNQFSGVALLMSVLKLVFFLVLWFLGGIFIIPTVLKKTKHLLTDEMLLIISLALCLTMVIFAANVGFSPALGAFIMGSIIAETTQAEHIEHLIKPVKDFFGAVFFVSVGMLINPDVLYQHAVPVIILSVVTIFGQSISSTFGALLSGQPLKDSIRTGMSLSQIGEFSFIIATLGVTLKVTNTFLYPIVVAVSAVTVFTTPFMIKYSLPFSEYLAHKLPRKWTKRIERYSASTQAIKTVSLWQTVINAFLIQVIVLVVIILAIILLSARYLLPLVNDYHLGNSLGALLILGILSPFLWALAFRRVATDEVEQLMHDRKSRGPLTMLFFIRILLSVFFIGLLLNIFFSPKIALIALIIAVVIYLIFHKRLHTQYHKIENHFLTNLNDREIDRAKRSRSDLSPWDGHMAIFDIAAESNIAGESLKNLQIRENLGVNIVSIKRGEVMIHIPEANERIFPGDEVCVIGTDAQVQEFKKYLDQHEMDISPEVVEPDIVLRQIELKNHNFLGKSIKDSKLREKTKGLIVGIEKRGKRTLNPESNVILEKDDILWIVGDKKLLTDLAHD from the coding sequence AAAAGACATTAAGAGTGTTGAAGTTTGGGCAGAGATTGGAATTATCTTTTTATTGTTCAGTCTAGGATTGGAATTTAGTTTTAAAAAGCTAATGAAAGTCGGCGGTACAGCCTCTATTACAGCAGGAATTCAAATAGTAAGTATGTGTATTGTGGGTTATGCCGTTGGACAATGGCTGGGTTGGCCTACTATGGATAGCATTTTCCTAGGTGTGATTCTCTCGATATCTTCGACCACAATTATTCTAAAATCATTTGATGAATTGGGCGTTAAGACGCAAAAATTCGCAGGAATCGTTATTGGATCGCTAATTGTTCAAGATATTCTTGCCATATTAATGATGGTTTTATTATCGACAATAGCGGTGAGTAATCAATTTTCTGGAGTTGCTCTTTTAATGTCGGTATTAAAACTAGTATTTTTTCTTGTGCTTTGGTTTTTGGGCGGAATTTTTATCATTCCTACTGTGCTCAAAAAAACCAAACATTTGCTAACCGACGAAATGCTATTGATTATTTCTCTGGCACTTTGCTTGACTATGGTTATTTTTGCTGCAAATGTTGGTTTTTCACCTGCTCTTGGTGCCTTTATTATGGGATCTATAATTGCAGAAACCACTCAGGCCGAACATATTGAGCATTTGATAAAACCGGTGAAAGATTTTTTTGGGGCTGTTTTTTTTGTGTCTGTTGGAATGTTAATTAATCCAGACGTACTCTATCAACATGCCGTACCTGTCATCATCCTTTCTGTTGTTACTATTTTTGGACAATCAATTAGTTCTACATTTGGAGCTTTATTATCAGGACAACCTTTAAAAGATTCCATCAGAACTGGAATGAGTTTGTCTCAAATTGGAGAATTCTCTTTTATTATAGCTACTTTAGGGGTGACATTGAAAGTTACCAATACTTTTTTGTATCCAATTGTAGTGGCAGTTTCGGCTGTGACAGTATTTACAACTCCGTTTATGATTAAATATTCCTTACCTTTTTCGGAGTATTTAGCTCATAAATTACCTCGTAAATGGACCAAAAGGATTGAACGTTATTCAGCTAGTACACAGGCGATAAAAACGGTGAGTTTGTGGCAAACAGTAATCAATGCTTTTTTGATTCAGGTAATTGTGCTTGTGGTTATCATTCTTGCTATTATTTTGCTTTCTGCTCGATATCTACTTCCATTAGTAAATGATTATCATTTAGGTAACTCACTGGGAGCTTTACTAATTTTAGGAATACTATCTCCTTTTTTATGGGCACTAGCTTTTCGACGAGTAGCTACAGACGAAGTAGAACAATTAATGCATGATCGGAAATCCCGTGGACCATTGACCATGTTGTTTTTCATTCGAATTTTATTATCTGTTTTCTTTATTGGTTTATTACTAAATATATTCTTCTCTCCGAAAATTGCTTTAATTGCATTGATAATTGCAGTAGTAATCTATTTAATTTTCCACAAAAGATTACACACTCAATATCATAAAATTGAAAATCATTTTTTGACAAATTTAAATGACAGAGAGATTGACAGAGCTAAAAGAAGTCGAAGTGATCTATCGCCTTGGGATGGGCACATGGCTATATTTGATATTGCTGCCGAATCGAATATTGCTGGTGAATCATTGAAGAATTTACAAATTAGAGAGAACCTAGGAGTAAATATTGTTTCTATAAAACGTGGTGAGGTCATGATTCACATTCCAGAGGCAAACGAACGTATCTTTCCTGGAGATGAAGTGTGTGTTATTGGAACCGATGCGCAGGTTCAAGAATTTAAAAAATACCTAGACCAGCACGAAATGGATATTTCTCCCGAAGTTGTTGAGCCTGATATTGTTTTAAGGCAAATAGAACTAAAGAATCATAATTTTCTAGGAAAGAGCATTAAAGATTCCAAATTAAGAGAAAAAACCAAAGGATTAATTGTTGGGATCGAAAAAAGAGGAAAGAGAACTCTAAATCCAGAATCGAATGTTATTTTGGAAAAAGATGATATTTTATGGATCGTTGGAGATAAAAAGCTACTAACGGATTTGGCTCACGATTAA